Part of the Melitaea cinxia chromosome 6, ilMelCinx1.1, whole genome shotgun sequence genome is shown below.
TGCTTATGGATCACCTTATTATTCCCCTAATGCTCTTAATTCTGGACTAGGATACAACAACCTAGCTCACGCTAACCCCCTAATCAGCCAAGCTCCACTAACTTTTCCTAAACCCTTATCGCCAGCTGGACCTTACGCCAATGCGGGAGTTTTGGACCACACTGGACCTGTAGCTCACGCTGAACCTTTAGCCTACGCTGGACCTTTAGGCCACGCTGGACCTTTAGCCCACACTGGAGCTTTAAGCCATGCTGGACCCTTAGGCCATGCTGGACCTTTATCCTATGCCGGGCCTTTAGCCTATGCCGGATCTTTAGCTCATACCGGACCTTTAGCCCATGCTGGACCTTTAGCGCAAGCTGGGCCTCTAGCTTATGCTAGACCCTTAGCCCATGCTGGACCTTTAGCCTATGCTGGACCTTTAGCCCATGCTGGACCTTTAGCCCATGCTGAACCTTTAGCCCATGCTGGACCTTTAGCCCATGCTGGACCTTTAGCCCATGCTGGACCTTTAGCCCATGCTGGACCTTTAGCCCATGCTGGA
Proteins encoded:
- the LOC123654533 gene encoding collagen alpha-2(I) chain-like; its protein translation is MFTKIIIFGAVLAAGQCGQLGHGDNPLLSQYNADNYGAAYGSPYYSPNALNSGLGYNNLAHANPLISQAPLTFPKPLSPAGPYANAGVLDHTGPVAHAEPLAYAGPLGHAGPLAHTGALSHAGPLGHAGPLSYAGPLAYAGSLAHTGPLAHAGPLAQAGPLAYARPLAHAGPLAYAGPLAHAGPLAHAEPLAHAGPLAHAGPLAHAGPLAHAGPLAHAGPLAHSGPLAHGGPFSHGRPLAHAGSLAHATSHSNVVSLSQTTPNLIGSNIGNYAAKNSYPKYEYSYSVEDPHTGDHKAQHETRDGDVVKGGYSLLQPDGSFRKVSYSADDHNGFNAVVQNSGPSHHVYSAQYHQH